One Gimesia aquarii DNA segment encodes these proteins:
- a CDS encoding DUF1501 domain-containing protein: MMHYSRRQFLADNAMGIGTVALAWLLKQDNLLAKPKSVSIKQPHFDLTPKKAQFVPQAKAMISLFQHGGPAHMDLTDPKPELTKFSGTDFKGDIQYSFVNQASKKLLGSPWKFRKHGECGTELSELLPNLGEIVDDVCLIRSMHTGANGHEVSIRYFHGGIPGVLGRPNLGSWLVYGLGTESQDLPAYMVLTDPGGLPVDGVTNWSNGFMPSLFQGTVLRPKEPRILNLDAPPHLRGSLQAQNLELLQALNRKHFKTHPHESDLEARIASYELAARMQTSAREALDLSQETKATQDMYGLDNPKTREYGTRCLIARRLVERGVRFVQLFLAGQPWDNHSNITTGLPAICGRTDKPSAALVKDLKQRGMLESTLVHWGGEIGRLPVTQSHGDPKKAGRDHNGQGFSIWLAGGGIKRGMAFGKTDEFGHRAVENVVTPNDFQATIMRLFGLDFKELLYHYNGQEQIITNGRPAKVVSPILENPPEALS, from the coding sequence ATGATGCATTATAGTCGAAGACAATTTCTCGCAGACAACGCAATGGGCATTGGAACTGTGGCACTGGCCTGGTTACTGAAACAGGACAACCTACTCGCGAAGCCTAAGAGTGTTTCCATTAAGCAGCCGCATTTCGATTTGACTCCCAAAAAAGCTCAATTCGTTCCACAAGCCAAGGCCATGATTTCATTATTTCAGCATGGTGGTCCTGCACATATGGATCTGACCGATCCCAAACCGGAGCTGACCAAGTTTAGCGGAACGGATTTCAAAGGAGACATCCAATATAGTTTTGTTAATCAGGCGAGTAAAAAATTACTAGGTAGTCCATGGAAATTTCGCAAACATGGTGAGTGTGGAACTGAGCTGTCTGAATTGTTGCCAAATTTGGGAGAAATTGTTGATGATGTTTGTCTGATTCGTTCCATGCATACCGGAGCGAATGGACATGAGGTTTCGATTCGTTACTTTCATGGTGGAATTCCCGGAGTACTAGGCCGACCCAATTTAGGTTCGTGGTTAGTTTACGGGCTAGGCACTGAGTCTCAGGATCTACCAGCCTATATGGTTTTGACAGACCCTGGTGGGCTCCCCGTTGATGGTGTGACAAACTGGTCGAACGGTTTCATGCCTTCGCTATTTCAAGGAACGGTTTTGCGTCCTAAAGAACCTCGTATTTTGAATCTGGATGCACCACCACATTTACGTGGTTCTCTGCAAGCACAAAATCTGGAACTGTTGCAGGCTTTAAATCGTAAGCATTTTAAAACTCACCCCCATGAATCGGATCTGGAAGCGCGAATTGCAAGTTATGAACTGGCTGCTCGGATGCAAACTTCGGCCCGTGAAGCACTCGACCTTTCGCAAGAAACAAAGGCGACGCAAGACATGTACGGTCTCGACAACCCCAAAACACGCGAGTACGGGACACGGTGTCTGATAGCCCGTCGTTTGGTTGAACGAGGTGTCCGGTTTGTCCAACTATTCCTGGCGGGTCAACCATGGGATAATCATAGCAATATTACAACAGGATTGCCTGCGATTTGTGGTCGAACTGATAAGCCTTCCGCAGCGCTTGTTAAAGACTTAAAACAACGCGGTATGCTCGAGTCGACCCTGGTCCATTGGGGGGGAGAGATCGGGCGGCTTCCGGTCACCCAAAGCCACGGTGATCCGAAGAAAGCCGGTCGTGACCATAATGGGCAAGGATTCAGCATCTGGCTTGCCGGAGGTGGTATTAAAAGGGGAATGGCATTTGGTAAAACAGATGAGTTTGGTCATCGCGCAGTCGAAAATGTGGTGACCCCCAATGATTTTCAGGCTACCATTATGCGTCTCTTCGGCCTCGACTTTAAGGAACTTCTCTATCACTATAATGGCCAGGAGCAAATCATTACCAACGGCCGACCTGCCAAAGTCGTTTCGCCGATCTTGGAAAATCCTCCTGAGGCTCTAAGCTAG
- a CDS encoding GNAT family N-acetyltransferase, translated as MSVIELNEIEGLKAYHADWNRLLAVTPGGNFFQSLDWLQVYWQHFHEKQYLRVLVIRDADEVTGIVPLCIQRLKTKFGSCRILTYPFDDWGSFYGPVSANPEKTLTAALNFIQQSQRDWDLIDLRCVDSNGFDDGATERALEAANLSLKKTSWNQTAYVDLSQNWDEYLAGRSGKARQTYLRSERRVEKEGEIEFLRYRPRGENFGESDPRWDLYEVCEEIARKSWQGDSTTGTTLSHENVAQYFRDTHESAARFGAADLNLLYVSGQPAAFIYNYVFQGLVFSLRMGFDPSVSNKGLGRLLMGRMLRNSMERGDRIYDIGPGSLDAKKYWYTSVENSYRYVHYSSVSKIAKVLQISNRIANWYRDRFSNDVVSQSQISSDFEHPTSQH; from the coding sequence TTGAGTGTAATCGAGTTGAATGAGATCGAGGGCTTAAAGGCTTACCACGCCGACTGGAATCGGTTGTTGGCAGTTACCCCAGGAGGAAATTTTTTTCAGTCTCTCGATTGGTTACAGGTCTATTGGCAACATTTTCATGAAAAGCAGTATTTGCGAGTACTCGTTATTCGTGATGCCGATGAAGTCACAGGTATTGTCCCTTTATGTATTCAGCGTCTGAAGACGAAATTCGGGTCCTGCCGGATCTTGACTTACCCGTTTGATGATTGGGGGAGCTTTTATGGTCCTGTTTCCGCCAATCCTGAGAAGACACTGACGGCAGCACTGAATTTCATTCAGCAATCTCAGCGAGACTGGGATCTGATTGATTTACGCTGTGTGGACTCCAATGGATTTGATGACGGTGCCACTGAAAGAGCTCTCGAAGCTGCGAATCTTTCGTTAAAAAAGACTTCCTGGAATCAAACGGCGTATGTCGATCTGAGTCAAAATTGGGATGAGTATCTGGCAGGTCGATCTGGAAAAGCGCGTCAGACTTATCTCCGTTCAGAAAGAAGAGTGGAAAAAGAGGGGGAGATCGAATTTTTGCGGTATCGGCCGCGTGGAGAAAATTTTGGTGAGAGCGATCCACGTTGGGACCTGTATGAGGTCTGTGAAGAGATTGCGCGTAAAAGTTGGCAGGGGGATTCAACGACAGGAACGACCTTATCGCATGAGAATGTAGCTCAATACTTTCGAGATACGCATGAGAGTGCTGCTCGATTTGGAGCAGCCGATTTAAACCTACTATACGTTTCAGGACAACCTGCTGCCTTCATTTATAACTATGTGTTTCAGGGATTAGTTTTTTCGCTACGGATGGGGTTTGACCCAAGCGTTTCCAATAAAGGGCTGGGGCGTTTACTGATGGGACGAATGCTTCGCAACAGTATGGAACGGGGAGATCGAATTTATGATATCGGCCCCGGTTCTCTGGATGCCAAGAAATACTGGTACACATCGGTAGAGAACAGTTACCGCTATGTGCATTATTCCTCCGTCTCAAAAATAGCGAAGGTCCTACAGATTAGTAACCGGATTGCAAACTGGTATCGCGACCGGTTTTCAAATGATGTCGTATCTCAATCGCAAATCTCTTCCGATTTTGAACATCCAACATCTCAGCATTGA
- a CDS encoding PSD1 and planctomycete cytochrome C domain-containing protein — MRTVLKQIALTILMCTCVSGAVFAAKESAPEKLTYEEHIRPIFRAHCFDCHGATDEIEGGLDLRLVRFLIKGGESGEAIIPGKPAESNLVARIASGEMPPGEARVPDNEIEIIKRWIAGGAKTSRPEPKTIGPGLGITPEERAYWAFQPIKRPQISEEIEKHPTVRTPIDALLLQAMPEGLAFSPEAEKLTLIKRAYFDLLGLPPSPEEIQRALSNHSEGWYDSLLNELLNSPHYGERWARHWLDIAGYSDSEGYTVKDDVRPWAWKYRDYIIKSLNDGKPFDQFLQEQLAGDELAGKREGNLSQRQIELLAATGFLRMAADGTGSGKNTPEARNQVIADTMKIVSSSLLGLSVACAQCHDHRYDPIPQTDYFALRAIFEPAFDWQKWQTPQQRRVSLYTAEDRAKAAKIEEEVKKVAAVKNEKRTKYMAEALEIELKKYEQPLRDQLKAAYQTPVKKRSPEQVALLKKNPSVNISTGVLYQYLPKAAEELKNYDKQIAEIRKKKPIHEFLRVALEPANHLPETKLFHRGDHRQPKQTLTPAALTVVSPEGQRHQIPLNDNTLPTTGRRLAFARWLTSGKHPLVARVLVNRIWMHHFGRAIVGTPGEFGKLGASPTHPELLDWLAAEFMQQGWDLKKLHRTIMLSTAYRQAGAHDPSKESIDPENHYYWRKPILRLEAETLRDRMLTVSGVLDRKLYGTPVGIKENEFGQVVVSGEQLRRSLYIQARRSQPVGMLQTFDAPVMETNCERRSNSTVATQSLMLMNGGFILSQSDKLADRIAREAPELKPELLAGLPKLSHTGKSPWSYGYTALDEKNLNSAKFTALPHWTGSSWQGGAKLPDTKLGWVMLRATGGHPARKYATVKRWTAPVTGKLSVTGKLQHGTKNGNGVRGLISSSRSGLAGKWIAYNGVVETKVTTLAIQQGDHIDFITDCNGDVNSDSFSWNAQLSLTREKGPALKWDTVADFHGPEPVQKQSLPAQASYAFELALCRKPTPDELLLVVRFMENQLTYLQQNPGQTPKGVTSAKQTITNLCQALMSSNEFLYVD; from the coding sequence ATGAGGACCGTACTCAAACAAATTGCTTTGACCATACTGATGTGTACCTGTGTGTCAGGTGCCGTCTTTGCCGCTAAAGAAAGCGCTCCAGAGAAATTGACGTATGAAGAACATATTCGTCCGATTTTTCGGGCACATTGTTTTGACTGTCATGGCGCGACTGACGAGATCGAAGGGGGGCTCGATTTACGTCTGGTTCGCTTTCTGATCAAAGGGGGAGAATCCGGAGAAGCGATTATTCCGGGTAAACCTGCTGAAAGTAATTTGGTCGCTCGAATTGCAAGCGGAGAGATGCCACCCGGTGAGGCTCGTGTCCCAGATAACGAGATTGAAATTATCAAACGCTGGATCGCAGGCGGCGCTAAAACAAGTCGTCCGGAGCCAAAAACGATTGGTCCCGGATTGGGCATTACTCCCGAAGAACGTGCCTACTGGGCTTTTCAACCGATTAAACGGCCTCAAATTTCCGAAGAGATTGAAAAACATCCAACTGTTCGCACGCCAATTGATGCATTGTTATTACAGGCCATGCCAGAAGGATTGGCGTTTTCTCCTGAGGCGGAAAAGCTGACTTTAATCAAACGAGCCTATTTCGATTTGTTAGGGCTACCACCCAGTCCTGAAGAGATACAGCGGGCACTTTCGAATCATTCTGAGGGTTGGTATGACTCATTATTGAATGAGTTACTAAATTCACCGCATTACGGCGAACGTTGGGCACGGCACTGGCTGGATATCGCAGGTTACTCTGATTCAGAAGGCTACACGGTCAAAGATGATGTTCGTCCGTGGGCCTGGAAATACCGTGATTATATCATTAAATCGTTAAATGATGGCAAGCCGTTTGACCAGTTTCTTCAAGAACAACTCGCCGGTGATGAATTAGCGGGGAAACGGGAAGGCAATCTCAGCCAAAGGCAGATTGAACTACTGGCGGCAACGGGTTTTTTACGAATGGCCGCTGACGGAACAGGTAGCGGAAAAAACACTCCGGAAGCGCGCAATCAGGTCATTGCCGACACCATGAAGATTGTCAGTTCATCGTTATTGGGCTTAAGTGTTGCCTGTGCTCAATGCCATGACCACCGTTATGATCCGATTCCCCAGACGGACTACTTTGCTTTGCGTGCGATTTTTGAACCTGCATTTGACTGGCAAAAATGGCAGACACCGCAACAACGACGGGTTTCGCTTTATACAGCCGAGGATCGGGCCAAAGCAGCGAAAATTGAAGAGGAAGTCAAAAAGGTGGCCGCGGTCAAAAACGAAAAACGAACCAAGTACATGGCTGAGGCGCTTGAAATTGAACTGAAGAAGTATGAGCAGCCACTACGAGATCAATTGAAAGCCGCTTATCAAACTCCAGTCAAAAAAAGGTCACCTGAGCAGGTCGCTTTGTTAAAGAAGAATCCAAGTGTCAATATTTCAACAGGTGTGCTCTATCAATATTTGCCAAAAGCTGCTGAAGAGCTGAAGAATTATGATAAACAAATTGCAGAGATCAGAAAAAAGAAGCCGATTCATGAGTTTTTACGTGTCGCTCTGGAACCGGCAAACCATCTTCCTGAAACAAAGTTGTTTCACCGTGGAGACCACCGACAACCAAAACAAACGCTCACTCCAGCGGCGTTAACGGTGGTTTCACCGGAAGGACAGCGGCATCAAATTCCCCTTAACGATAACACACTGCCGACAACGGGACGTCGTCTTGCGTTTGCCCGTTGGCTAACAAGCGGTAAACATCCCCTTGTTGCCCGAGTGTTAGTCAACCGGATCTGGATGCATCATTTTGGTCGTGCGATTGTGGGAACCCCCGGTGAATTTGGCAAGCTCGGTGCCAGCCCGACACATCCAGAATTACTAGACTGGCTGGCGGCGGAGTTTATGCAACAAGGCTGGGATCTAAAAAAACTGCATCGTACGATTATGCTCTCAACCGCGTATCGTCAGGCGGGAGCTCACGATCCGAGCAAAGAGTCAATCGACCCAGAAAATCATTATTACTGGCGAAAGCCCATTCTCCGTTTAGAAGCGGAAACATTGCGCGATCGCATGTTGACTGTATCAGGTGTTCTTGATCGCAAATTGTATGGAACTCCTGTCGGAATTAAAGAGAATGAATTCGGTCAGGTCGTTGTTTCAGGCGAACAACTCCGTCGTAGTTTGTATATTCAGGCAAGGCGCAGCCAGCCAGTAGGAATGTTGCAAACATTCGATGCACCTGTAATGGAAACGAATTGTGAACGTCGTTCTAATTCGACCGTGGCAACCCAATCGCTGATGCTGATGAACGGAGGATTTATACTTTCTCAATCAGACAAACTGGCTGATCGGATTGCTCGCGAAGCACCAGAATTGAAACCAGAACTGTTGGCTGGATTACCTAAACTTTCACACACAGGGAAGTCTCCCTGGAGTTATGGTTATACAGCTCTTGATGAAAAGAATTTGAATTCTGCCAAGTTCACAGCGTTGCCACATTGGACTGGTTCCAGTTGGCAGGGAGGGGCAAAACTTCCCGACACGAAATTGGGTTGGGTGATGTTGCGTGCCACTGGTGGACACCCCGCGAGAAAATACGCAACAGTCAAACGTTGGACGGCTCCAGTGACAGGTAAATTATCTGTGACAGGCAAATTACAGCATGGGACCAAAAACGGAAATGGTGTGAGAGGACTCATATCATCGAGTCGCTCAGGTCTGGCCGGCAAGTGGATTGCCTATAATGGAGTTGTGGAAACAAAAGTGACGACTCTGGCAATACAGCAGGGAGATCATATCGATTTTATTACGGATTGTAATGGAGACGTTAATTCTGACTCCTTTTCCTGGAACGCTCAGTTATCACTCACTCGTGAAAAAGGGCCGGCGTTGAAATGGGATACTGTTGCTGATTTCCATGGTCCGGAACCAGTTCAAAAGCAAAGTCTGCCTGCACAAGCATCGTACGCGTTTGAACTGGCTCTTTGTCGAAAACCAACCCCAGACGAATTGCTGCTTGTTGTTCGTTTTATGGAAAATCAACTGACTTACTTACAACAAAATCCAGGACAAACACCCAAAGGGGTGACGTCTGCTAAGCAAACCATTACCAACTTGTGTCAAGCACTCATGAGTTCGAATGAGTTTCTCTATGTTGATTAA
- a CDS encoding CehA/McbA family metallohydrolase — protein MKQGFFFILFFYLTITATIFADESLVITPEMHHLRISGEREWSTFPETPQADELLLSFQAKLNSTESTLLLRQVDVKLSWNVELNKKVLGKLSRDGNDLQFWFSVPPGVLKNGKNQLRIFQVGKPTPDDIRVGEISLFPEPVQQALAASQLTIEVVDGLSGDLIPARITIVNSEGTLVATTAKSNQRQAVRSGVIYVSEGKTEFGLPAGQYTIYAGRGFEYGIDRREVNLKAGENQRLRFKIRREVDTIGYVSSDTHVHTLTHSGHGDCSIEERMITLAGEQIEFPIATDHNKQINYEPLAQKLNVRKYFTPVIGNEVTTRIGHFNIFPAQESAPVPDYKLKDWTAIFNSIFEKPLVKVAILNHARDLHSNYRPFGQKHHLSQAGENLDEWKLRANAMEIINSGATQTDVMQLYHDWFGALNRGLFLTPVGCSDSHDVTRYIVGQARTYIKTKDHDPSKIETGKTIQNFVDGKVLLSYGLLTQIKVNSQYGPGELVPSSSDLKVAITVSGPSWVSADEVCLYANGQLIRREQIRSKTEGGVKWQETWKLKRFLHDCHLVAIATGPGVTAPYWPLAKPYQPDSPEFEPLVVGSTGAVWIDADGDGQKTPAYEYADQLVNQHESDLSELLKSLEDYDLAVTMQAASLLRSRGVAPYDSKLNHLLQDSPRQVQNGFNIYKKAWRASQIARQEN, from the coding sequence ATGAAGCAAGGATTTTTCTTCATTCTCTTTTTCTACCTGACAATAACGGCAACCATATTCGCGGACGAGTCGCTGGTCATTACTCCAGAGATGCATCACTTGCGGATTTCCGGAGAACGTGAGTGGTCTACTTTTCCTGAAACGCCCCAGGCTGATGAGTTACTGCTTTCATTTCAGGCGAAATTGAATTCTACTGAATCGACACTCCTGTTGAGGCAGGTAGATGTGAAATTAAGCTGGAATGTGGAGTTAAACAAAAAGGTTCTGGGAAAATTGAGCCGTGATGGGAATGACCTTCAATTTTGGTTTTCGGTTCCACCTGGTGTGCTCAAAAACGGAAAGAACCAATTACGAATCTTTCAAGTAGGCAAGCCAACTCCCGATGACATTCGTGTTGGTGAGATTTCACTTTTTCCTGAACCTGTTCAACAGGCTTTAGCAGCATCTCAGTTAACCATTGAAGTCGTTGATGGACTTTCAGGCGATTTGATTCCGGCTAGAATTACGATTGTGAATTCAGAAGGCACTTTGGTTGCTACGACAGCCAAATCGAATCAGCGGCAGGCTGTCAGAAGCGGTGTGATCTACGTGAGTGAAGGAAAGACAGAATTCGGCTTACCGGCGGGGCAATATACAATTTATGCGGGGCGGGGCTTTGAGTATGGAATCGATCGTCGTGAAGTCAATCTCAAGGCGGGGGAAAATCAAAGGCTCCGTTTCAAGATTCGTCGAGAAGTCGATACCATAGGATATGTGAGCTCTGACACACACGTCCACACGCTGACCCATTCAGGGCATGGAGACTGTTCCATAGAAGAACGAATGATAACATTGGCGGGCGAGCAAATCGAATTCCCGATTGCGACGGACCACAATAAGCAAATCAACTATGAACCGTTGGCGCAAAAGTTAAACGTTCGAAAGTATTTTACACCTGTCATTGGAAATGAAGTAACAACGCGCATCGGTCACTTTAATATTTTCCCTGCACAGGAATCGGCTCCAGTTCCCGATTATAAATTGAAAGACTGGACGGCGATATTTAATAGTATCTTTGAGAAGCCACTTGTGAAAGTGGCGATTTTAAATCACGCACGTGATCTCCACTCTAATTATCGTCCTTTTGGTCAAAAGCATCATCTTAGTCAAGCGGGAGAGAATCTGGATGAATGGAAATTGCGCGCAAATGCGATGGAAATCATCAATTCAGGAGCCACACAAACCGACGTAATGCAACTGTATCATGATTGGTTTGGAGCACTGAACCGAGGTCTGTTTTTAACACCAGTCGGATGTAGTGACTCACACGATGTCACTCGTTATATCGTGGGGCAGGCAAGAACCTATATCAAAACCAAAGATCACGACCCATCGAAGATAGAGACTGGAAAAACCATTCAAAACTTCGTTGATGGCAAAGTATTGCTGTCTTACGGGCTATTAACACAGATCAAAGTGAACTCACAGTATGGTCCTGGAGAGTTGGTCCCTTCATCTTCGGATTTAAAAGTAGCGATTACGGTTTCTGGACCGAGTTGGGTATCTGCCGATGAGGTTTGCCTGTATGCAAATGGTCAATTGATCCGTAGAGAGCAAATCAGATCAAAAACAGAAGGGGGAGTGAAATGGCAGGAAACTTGGAAACTCAAGCGGTTTCTTCACGACTGTCATCTCGTGGCAATTGCGACAGGTCCCGGCGTGACAGCTCCTTATTGGCCACTTGCCAAACCCTACCAACCTGATTCTCCCGAGTTTGAGCCGCTCGTTGTTGGTTCCACAGGCGCTGTGTGGATTGATGCGGACGGCGATGGTCAAAAAACGCCCGCCTATGAGTACGCAGATCAACTGGTCAATCAGCATGAGTCCGACCTCAGTGAATTATTGAAAAGTCTGGAAGACTATGATTTGGCTGTCACCATGCAGGCGGCCAGTCTGTTACGGTCGCGTGGGGTTGCACCATATGATTCCAAGCTGAATCATTTATTACAAGATTCACCGCGTCAGGTTCAAAATGGATTCAACATCTATAAAAAAGCGTGGCGAGCCAGTCAGATTGCCCGTCAAGAAAATTAG